TCATCAAGGTGGCGCTCCATCTTTATCCTGAGAATCTTTGAGCTGTTTGATATCACGCTTAGCGGGTTGCGCAGATCGTGCGCAATTCTTGCGGACAGCTGACCTATTGCGGAGAGCCGTTCTGCCTTTAGGAGTTCCTCGTCTTTGTGCCGCACCTCCTCTTTTAGCCTGTCACGCTGCAAAACCAGCTCTTGCTGTAATTCCTCCAGTTTTGCCATGTTGTCCTGCAGTCTGGAGTTTAGCTCCTCGACTTCGGCCTTGGATGACTTTAATTCGCGAATCTTTGCAGTAAGTATCTTTGTCAACTCTTCGTTTGAGAATTCTTTTATGAAAAAGTACGGGTTCTGCTCTGGCACAATACTTTGTAGCCCTAGGTTGTAAGTATCAATTTGTGTGTGTTTGAATAAAACAAAATATTTTAATTCTACTTGTTTTCCTAGGCAAGTTTTATTGCATACTTGCCCTTCTGGGTTATTCCGAGGGTCTTTGCGATGCTCGAGTTCTCCGGATCTGCAACAAGAACCACACCGGTCCAGTCGGGCGTCAAATCTGATGACTTGCACAGCGGGCAGACCTTTCCAACAAAGACATACTTGCATTTTCTGCAAGCCATTTCTCGAACCATCTACTTTGCCTCAACTAGCTTTTTTTTTGAATCTGTCTTTTCGCCAGAGTCGTCCTTGCCAGATTTTTTTATCTCCTCTGCAATCCATTCCTCTGCGCCCAAGAACGGCTGTCTGCACGTAATTCCGATCTTTCCCATCGTCGCCGCCTTTCCAAGTGACACCGCGGTGATTCTTGAGCGTATTGTAGAGCCAACCTTTAGCGTCCTGTTTGACTGTTTTGCAATTATCATTCCGGACTTTACGTCGCTTTGCAGGTAATCATCCATCACCTGTGAGAGGTGCAATAGCGCGTCTGTTGGGCCGATCCTTACGAATGCTCCAAAGTCTGTAATGTCTACTATCTCTCCTAAAACAATCTCTTGTAATCTCGGGGTAAATGTCAGTGCCTCAAATTCTACTCTGTGATATGTGCCGCCATCGCCTGCAATCATCTTGCCCATCTCGTCTACTTTGGCCTCCAAAATCATGATGATGTAGCCAAGCTCAGCGTTGATCATGCTTTCGTATTTTTCCTTGAGGATGGCCATGCCTGCCTTTTTGAGCGATGTGCCAAACATGCTTGGCGGAATTCGCACTACGTCCTCTAGGGTCGATATAGAAAACAACTGTGGGAAACTCCATGAGTTGAATTTATGAACCTTTGGGTAAATTGTGGAATTTTTTACGAATCTTGCGTCAAATGAATCAATTATTTTGAGATATTTCTACACGCATCATTTGATTTGCCAAATTGGGCACATGCCACGAATTTTTCTTCTTAGGAATCCCTAACTTGCAATTTTTTTCAAAAACCCAATCTTTTCCGCAACGACCTATCTTTAAATATCGTAAACGGAATTTTTTTTGCATGGTTGGCGTAGACCAAGTGCTATCAAAACTTGCAACTGTAATTGACCCTGATCTGAAAAAAGACATCGTCTCAATGGGAATGATAAAGGACCTTGAGCTAAACGATGGAAATCTGAAATTTACCCTAGAACTTACAACTCCTGCATGTCCTTTCAACGACCAAATCGAAGAGGACGTAAGGGCAGCAGTCAAGGACCTCTCTGAAATCAAGAGCTTTGACCTAAAGGTGACTGCAAAAGTAATGGAAGGAAGAGCGCTTGATGCATCGGAGGCGATGGCAACTGTCAAAAACATAATCGGAGTCGCAAGCGGAAAGGGAGGCGTCGGAAAATCGACCGTCTCGCTGAACCTGGCACTGGCACTTGCGCAGTCCGGCGCCAAAGTGGGACTGCTGGACGCCGACATTTATGGCCCAAGCATCCCGCTCATGCTTGGAATGCAAAAGGCGTTCATGGAAGTGGACAACAACAAGCTGCAGCCTGCGGACTCTCATGGAATAAAGGTTGTATCATTTGGATTCTTTGCAGAGCAAGAACACCAGGCTGCAATATACCGAGGGCCGATTATCTCTGGCATTCTAAAGCAATTCCTAGTTGACACAAACTGGTCAAACCTTGACTATCTGATAGTGGACCTGCCGCCTGGAACAGGAGACATCCCACTTACACTTGCGCAGACAATACCGATTACAGGAATCCTGGTGGTGACCACCCCGCAGGACGTTGCATCAAATGTTGCAGTGAAAGCAATCGGCATGTTCAACAAACTAAACGTACCTCTAATCGGAGTAATTGAAAACATGAGCTACTTTATCTGTCCAAAATGCAGCGACAGACACTACATCTTTGGAGAGGGCGGCGCAAGAAGAATCAGCGAAAAATACAACATCCCGTTCATCGGCGAGATACCGCTTAACTCTGGAATCATGCAGGGCTCAGATGTGGGCAAGCCAGTTATCATAACGGACCCGCAATCGCCAAGCGCCGAGGCAATCAGGGCGGCTGCAAAGAACGTGGCAGCGCAATGCAGCATCCTTGCGGCAAAGCTAAAAGAGGAATTACAGGGCGCAGCAGCATAGACTGATTGATTTTGAGACTGCCAGAAAACCTTCGTGACGCGCTAAAGACCCCACTTGGAATATTACTCAAGGACCCGACAAAAGAGTCCGTTACAAAATACCTCAAAGACGTAACCACGCTAATCACCGTAGGCGATGCTACCACGGAGAGAATTCTAGGCTATGGAATCACACCCCTGCTCCAAATAGTTGACGGTCTTGAGAAGAGATCAAGACGTGTGCCTCCTACCACAGCATCAAAAATAATTCGATGCGACAACCCGCCCGCAGAGATTACCTCCCAAAGCATCGATGCCATAAAGGAAGCACTTGGCTCGGACCAGCCGACCCAGATCCTCATAAACGGCGAGGAGGACCTACTGGTGCTGCCAGTCTGCATCTACGCGCCTGAGAACTCTGTCGTAATGTATGGCCAGCCAAACGAGGGCCTGGTAATAGTGCAAATAACACAAGAAATTAGAAATAAAACGAAAAATCTCCTTGATATGATGAATTAGGGGTATGATGAGACGGTGGCTGTATGATAACATGATTACACATTCAAAAACTCTGACCCTTTCGATTCCTTGCAAAAGCTTAGATTTGCGGCACATTGGAGCCATTCCATGACGAAGAACTTTTGGCACGACATAGAGACTGGAGTGGACATACCGGAGATAATCAACGTGGTAGTGGAGATACCAAAGGGATCTCAAAACAAGTACGAGTACGACAAAAAACATAACATGATGAAGCTTGACCGTGTGCTGTTCTCGCCGTTCCACTATCCGGGCGACTATGGGATAATACCTCAGACCTTGTCTGATGACGGGGATCCGCTAGACGCGCTAGTTTTGGTGACAAACCCGACATACCCTGGGATACTAATTGAGTGCAGGCCGATCGGACTGCTCCGACTGAAGGACCAAGGTGCGTCAGACGACAAGGTAGTGTGTGTATCCACCACGGATCCGCGTTACCTTAACACAAAGGACGTAAGCGACATCGACGTACACCACCTAAAGGAGATGGCACATTTTTTCCAAGTCTACAAGGACCTGGAGGGAAAAAAAGTCGAGGTGCTTGGCTGGGAGTCATCGGATGTGGCAAAGTCCGTGATAATCGACGCGGTAAAAAACTACAAGAAGGTACTGCGCAAATACTAAACAAACCGTCCTACAACAATTGACTTTACAGCATAAAGAACAATTCCCAAAGTCCTGATCAAATGCATCTTGACGACGACCTACGGTTGAGTATAATGGAAAAGGCAGGAATCTACGCAAACCATCTGTCGATCGCAGAGCCGAAACTGCTCCTTACAACAAAGGAGGTACTGGATGTGCCAAAGAACCTCACCGCCGGAAGGCGCACTACTGCATACAAGTACTACGGGGTATCATACCTTCTGCACAATCTGGTGTTCATCAACGTCAAAAAAATCCCAGACGAAAAGGCGCTTGACAACACGATTGCGCACGAGCTTGTCCACCTGAGATTTCCATATCTTGCTCATGGAAAAAGATTCAACAAATACGTCCGCCAAGTACTGCGGGGCAAAACATTTCCGCCATACCAGAAAAGAAGGCGCTAGCTCTCCTCAATGGTTTATATTTCGTAAATTTAGGCATCAGGTATAAAATGGAGCTGCCACTACAACACCTACTTCCGATCGGTGCAGCTATAGCATCCTTTGTCATGGCAGCAGGATTTGCCGTCTGGGTTGCAAAACAAAAGGCCGGCACAAAAGAGATGATGGACATCTCAGATGCAGTAAGAGTCGGCGCATCGGCATTTATCAGGCGCGAAATGAAGATTATCATTCCTATAGCAATTGGGCTTTCAGTCGTAATAGGATATTTTTCTGGATTCTCAAACGGGATAGCATTTGCAGTAGGCGCAGCACTCTCTGCTGTAGCAGGACTAATCTCACTTAAAATCACAGTAAAGGCCGCAGTCAGGGCCGCAAACGCAACTGGAAGCGGAATTGGAAAGACGTTCGCGCTTGCCTTTAGGGGCGGAGCGACGGTGGGACTTGCAGTCCCAGCGATGGCACTTCTTGCACTAACCATACTGTACATGGTGTTCCCAGACCCAATCACTATAGCCGGAGTCGGAATCGGGGCAAGCCTGATTGCACTGTTTATCAGAATCGGAGGCGGGATCTTCACCAAGGCAGCAGACATGGGAGCAGACCTTGTAGGAAAGGTAGAAGCAAACATCCCTGAGGACGACCCAAGAAACCCTGCAACAATTGCAGACAACGTCGGCGACAACGTAGGCGATGCAGCCGGAATGGGCTCCGATGTTTAC
The Candidatus Nitrosotenuis cloacae DNA segment above includes these coding regions:
- a CDS encoding inorganic diphosphatase, whose amino-acid sequence is MTKNFWHDIETGVDIPEIINVVVEIPKGSQNKYEYDKKHNMMKLDRVLFSPFHYPGDYGIIPQTLSDDGDPLDALVLVTNPTYPGILIECRPIGLLRLKDQGASDDKVVCVSTTDPRYLNTKDVSDIDVHHLKEMAHFFQVYKDLEGKKVEVLGWESSDVAKSVIIDAVKNYKKVLRKY
- a CDS encoding Mrp/NBP35 family ATP-binding protein, whose translation is MVGVDQVLSKLATVIDPDLKKDIVSMGMIKDLELNDGNLKFTLELTTPACPFNDQIEEDVRAAVKDLSEIKSFDLKVTAKVMEGRALDASEAMATVKNIIGVASGKGGVGKSTVSLNLALALAQSGAKVGLLDADIYGPSIPLMLGMQKAFMEVDNNKLQPADSHGIKVVSFGFFAEQEHQAAIYRGPIISGILKQFLVDTNWSNLDYLIVDLPPGTGDIPLTLAQTIPITGILVVTTPQDVASNVAVKAIGMFNKLNVPLIGVIENMSYFICPKCSDRHYIFGEGGARRISEKYNIPFIGEIPLNSGIMQGSDVGKPVIITDPQSPSAEAIRAAAKNVAAQCSILAAKLKEELQGAAA
- a CDS encoding DNA-directed RNA polymerase, with protein sequence MFSISTLEDVVRIPPSMFGTSLKKAGMAILKEKYESMINAELGYIIMILEAKVDEMGKMIAGDGGTYHRVEFEALTFTPRLQEIVLGEIVDITDFGAFVRIGPTDALLHLSQVMDDYLQSDVKSGMIIAKQSNRTLKVGSTIRSRITAVSLGKAATMGKIGITCRQPFLGAEEWIAEEIKKSGKDDSGEKTDSKKKLVEAK
- the spt4 gene encoding transcription elongation factor subunit Spt4; its protein translation is MVREMACRKCKYVFVGKVCPLCKSSDLTPDWTGVVLVADPENSSIAKTLGITQKGKYAIKLA
- a CDS encoding GTP-dependent dephospho-CoA kinase family protein; translated protein: MRLPENLRDALKTPLGILLKDPTKESVTKYLKDVTTLITVGDATTERILGYGITPLLQIVDGLEKRSRRVPPTTASKIIRCDNPPAEITSQSIDAIKEALGSDQPTQILINGEEDLLVLPVCIYAPENSVVMYGQPNEGLVIVQITQEIRNKTKNLLDMMN